The following are from one region of the Entelurus aequoreus isolate RoL-2023_Sb linkage group LG17, RoL_Eaeq_v1.1, whole genome shotgun sequence genome:
- the LOC133632168 gene encoding uncharacterized protein LOC133632168 isoform X2 yields MLKGWVNERLMVAADEIVALFERTIASYERELSRTREKERLRDPQDRQIVLNIEDVRQLTDHQEKYPPLHGEDPQPTLFKEEEVEECHLRLEEADLTKFPLTVVSVKTEDHEDKPPESSQLHYNSAPLSDGDITTSHSPENEDWDDAQEPLSSHTGCGDLLSGHPLLGTLHQPVGQSTPYPNKQCNQEEMVYVLLKEDDHAAANDFLLTKPQMLKVSEFNVVSRGILCAGIDSAPNSSGGIYTEGDRSQTQSVNSHNMEVASSADQMLSEFGIKGYARPTTFTEQLPAPEVPTPQWLLGETQGNNKAYEYSSVPLPEEQLEEPSLLDEGQNESGLTTEKTLVKIEGKNYWKEKQQSGKKVKCLQNTKKKISGLPSNNGAEHEGDTSSHGISKVCLRSSTSQDTTTKSAFPPGSRGKCISTQGKASSKKTHFPHQDRSGNNKTESLRTRSTGDAANSNKPISEKSCRESLGSTNFSGEEQSLKQFTRQSNSLSGNTGLPSSPCADLLKHGLSSSESGETIAKRTRLNKGGSSSGPVKLQMVQKLAIAAKAKTVAKLNRSKQTKLKNTDRGTKHETGNKCIPQAVWTVPAREATSLRSPRAQSHADASPPGLSVKTPPIVPPPEPPSVIGDRLLKNQCGQCGRVLSSSAGLESHMNLHTGHRPFPCTLCRKSFTDAGGLKRHGRVHSNGRSHICQQCGKDFVYKYGLTKHVQVVHTKNKSFVCQFCNKAFFTKSDVDAHVRLHTGEKPFHCHLCEKKFVKKVELNLHLRWHNGEKRHWCPFCGKGFFDYNNWKRHKYIHTGEKPKSCPHCPQHFTQSGHLKKHIRNVHKIQ; encoded by the exons atgttGAAAGGGTGGGTGAATGAGCGACTAATGGTGGCAGCTGATGAAATAGTCGCGCTGTTTGAACGAACGATAGCGTCGTACGAGAGGGAACTTTCTCGAACAAGAGAGAAGGAGCGACTTCGTGATCCGCAAGACCGTCAAATTGTGCTAAACATTGAAG ACGTCCGGCAGCTGACTGATCATCAAGAAAAATATCCCCCTCTCCATGGagaggatccacagcccacccTGTTTAAAGAAGAAGAGGTGGAAGAGTGTCATCTACGCctggaggaggctgatctcaccaagtttccactgactgttgtctctgtgaagactgaagaccatgaagacaaaccacctgagtcctcacagcttcattaTAATTCAG ctccactatcagatggTGACAttacaacgtcacactctcctgagaATGAAGACTGGGACGACGcacaagaacctttgagcagccaTACAGGCTGTGGAG ACCTTCTTTCTGGCCACCCCTTGCTCGGCACGCTGCATCAACCAGTGGGGCAAAGCACACCTTACCCAAACAAACAATGTAATCAAGAGGAGATGGTTTACGTCCTGCTGAAGGAAGATGACCATGCTGCTGCAAATGATTTTCTGCTTACAAaaccacag ATGTTGAAGGTCTCTGAATTCAATGTTGTCAGTAGGGGAATCTTATGTGCTGGCATAG ATTCTGCACCAAACTCTTCTGGTGGAATTTACACAGAAGGGGATCGCAGTCAGACTCAGTCAGTAAACTCACATAACATGGAAGTGGCATCCAGTGCTGATCAAATGTTGTCAGAATTTGGGATTAAGGGCTACGCGAGACCCACAACCTTCACAGAACAGTTGCCAGCGCCAGAGGTTCCAACTCCGCAATGGTTATTAGGTGAAACGCAAGGAAATAACAAAGCTTATGAGTACAGCAGTGTTCCCCTTCCAGAAGAACAGCTAGAGGAGCCATCACTACTGGATGAGGGACAAAATGAATCTGGCTTGACTACAGAGAAGACCCTTGTTAAAATTGAAGGAAAGAACTATTGGAAAGAAAAACAACAGTCCGGTAAAAAAGTAAAATGCCTGCAAAAtactaagaaaaaaataagtgGTTTACCATCCAATAATGGTGCGGAACATGAGGGGGACACATCTTCGCATGGAATCTCAAAAGTGTGTCTAAGGTCAAGTACGTCTCAAGATACGACCACAAAAAGTGCATTCCCACCTGGGAGTCGTGGGAAGTGTATCTCCACTCAGGGAAAAGCTAgctcaaaaaaaacacatttcccaCACCAGGATCGGTCTGGCAATAACAAGACCGAATCTTTAAGGACGAGATCGACTGGAGATGCTGCTAATTCCAACAAGCCCATATCTGAAAAGTCTTGCAGGGAATCTCTCGGAAGTACCAACTTTTCTGGAGAAGAGCAGTCTTTGAAACAGTTTACAAGACAATCCAATTCATTATCGGGCAATACTGGTCTCCCGAGTTCTCCGTGCGCCGACTTGCTTAAACATGGCCTCAGTTCAAGTGAGAGCGGAGAAACGATTGCTAAAAGAACCAGGCTGAATAAAGGCGGGAGTAGTTCGGGACCAGTGAAATTACAGATGGTCCAGAAATTAGCTATAGCAGCAAAAGCCAAGACGGTTGCAAAACTAAACAGATCCAAGCAAACCAAATTAAAGAACACGGATAGAGGGACCAAGCATGAGACTGGAAACAAATGTATACCTCAAGCTGTTTGGACTGTGCCAGCCAGGGAAGCTACCTCATTACGGTCCCCAAGAGCTCAGAGTCACGCTGACGCTTCTCCCCCAGGTCTTTCCGTCAAAACGCCGCCTATCGTACCACCACCGGAGCCTCCATCCGTCATTGGTGACCGTCTGCTCAAGAACCAGTGTGGGCAATGCGGTCGTGTTCTCAGCAGCTCTGCTGGCCTCGAGAGCCACATGAACCTCCATACAGGTCACAGACCATTCCCTTGCACTCTCTGTAGGAAGAGCTTCACGGACGCCGGCGGTCTGAAACGGCACGGCAGAGTGCACAGCAACGGCCGGAGCCATATCTGCCAGCAATGCGGGAAGGATTTCGTCTACAAGTATGGCCTCACCAAACATGTCCAGGTGGTACACACCAAAAATAAATCTTTTGTCTGTCAGTTCTGCAACAAGGCATTCTTCACAAAGTCGGACGTGGACGCCCACGTACGTCTCCACACGGGGGAGAAACCATTCCATTGCCACTtatgtgaaaaaaagtttgtcaAGAAGGTGGAGCTAAACCTGCATCTGAGGTGGCATAATGGAGAGAAAAGACATTGGTGTCCATTTTGTGGGAAAGGATTTTTTGACTACAATAACTGGAAAAGGCACAAGTATATCCACACGGGAGAGAAACCAAAGTCTTGTCCACACTGCCCCCAACATTTTACACAGTCAGGCCACTTGAAAAAGCATATCAGAAATGTACATAAGATTCAATAA
- the LOC133632168 gene encoding uncharacterized protein LOC133632168 isoform X1, producing MLKGWVNERLMVAADEIVALFERTIASYERELSRTREKERLRDPQDRQIVLNIEDVRQLTDHQEKYPPLHGEDPQPTLFKEEEVEECHLRLEEADLTKFPLTVVSVKTEDHEDKPPESSQLHYNSGEESRGVQPPTRHMTTDAGGGSQADNLLAPLSDGDITTSHSPENEDWDDAQEPLSSHTGCGDLLSGHPLLGTLHQPVGQSTPYPNKQCNQEEMVYVLLKEDDHAAANDFLLTKPQMLKVSEFNVVSRGILCAGIDSAPNSSGGIYTEGDRSQTQSVNSHNMEVASSADQMLSEFGIKGYARPTTFTEQLPAPEVPTPQWLLGETQGNNKAYEYSSVPLPEEQLEEPSLLDEGQNESGLTTEKTLVKIEGKNYWKEKQQSGKKVKCLQNTKKKISGLPSNNGAEHEGDTSSHGISKVCLRSSTSQDTTTKSAFPPGSRGKCISTQGKASSKKTHFPHQDRSGNNKTESLRTRSTGDAANSNKPISEKSCRESLGSTNFSGEEQSLKQFTRQSNSLSGNTGLPSSPCADLLKHGLSSSESGETIAKRTRLNKGGSSSGPVKLQMVQKLAIAAKAKTVAKLNRSKQTKLKNTDRGTKHETGNKCIPQAVWTVPAREATSLRSPRAQSHADASPPGLSVKTPPIVPPPEPPSVIGDRLLKNQCGQCGRVLSSSAGLESHMNLHTGHRPFPCTLCRKSFTDAGGLKRHGRVHSNGRSHICQQCGKDFVYKYGLTKHVQVVHTKNKSFVCQFCNKAFFTKSDVDAHVRLHTGEKPFHCHLCEKKFVKKVELNLHLRWHNGEKRHWCPFCGKGFFDYNNWKRHKYIHTGEKPKSCPHCPQHFTQSGHLKKHIRNVHKIQ from the exons atgttGAAAGGGTGGGTGAATGAGCGACTAATGGTGGCAGCTGATGAAATAGTCGCGCTGTTTGAACGAACGATAGCGTCGTACGAGAGGGAACTTTCTCGAACAAGAGAGAAGGAGCGACTTCGTGATCCGCAAGACCGTCAAATTGTGCTAAACATTGAAG ACGTCCGGCAGCTGACTGATCATCAAGAAAAATATCCCCCTCTCCATGGagaggatccacagcccacccTGTTTAAAGAAGAAGAGGTGGAAGAGTGTCATCTACGCctggaggaggctgatctcaccaagtttccactgactgttgtctctgtgaagactgaagaccatgaagacaaaccacctgagtcctcacagcttcattaTAATTCAGGTGAGGAGAGTAGAGGGGTGCAGCCTCCAACACGACACATGACAACAGATGctggtggaggatcacaagcagacaacctcttagctccactatcagatggTGACAttacaacgtcacactctcctgagaATGAAGACTGGGACGACGcacaagaacctttgagcagccaTACAGGCTGTGGAG ACCTTCTTTCTGGCCACCCCTTGCTCGGCACGCTGCATCAACCAGTGGGGCAAAGCACACCTTACCCAAACAAACAATGTAATCAAGAGGAGATGGTTTACGTCCTGCTGAAGGAAGATGACCATGCTGCTGCAAATGATTTTCTGCTTACAAaaccacag ATGTTGAAGGTCTCTGAATTCAATGTTGTCAGTAGGGGAATCTTATGTGCTGGCATAG ATTCTGCACCAAACTCTTCTGGTGGAATTTACACAGAAGGGGATCGCAGTCAGACTCAGTCAGTAAACTCACATAACATGGAAGTGGCATCCAGTGCTGATCAAATGTTGTCAGAATTTGGGATTAAGGGCTACGCGAGACCCACAACCTTCACAGAACAGTTGCCAGCGCCAGAGGTTCCAACTCCGCAATGGTTATTAGGTGAAACGCAAGGAAATAACAAAGCTTATGAGTACAGCAGTGTTCCCCTTCCAGAAGAACAGCTAGAGGAGCCATCACTACTGGATGAGGGACAAAATGAATCTGGCTTGACTACAGAGAAGACCCTTGTTAAAATTGAAGGAAAGAACTATTGGAAAGAAAAACAACAGTCCGGTAAAAAAGTAAAATGCCTGCAAAAtactaagaaaaaaataagtgGTTTACCATCCAATAATGGTGCGGAACATGAGGGGGACACATCTTCGCATGGAATCTCAAAAGTGTGTCTAAGGTCAAGTACGTCTCAAGATACGACCACAAAAAGTGCATTCCCACCTGGGAGTCGTGGGAAGTGTATCTCCACTCAGGGAAAAGCTAgctcaaaaaaaacacatttcccaCACCAGGATCGGTCTGGCAATAACAAGACCGAATCTTTAAGGACGAGATCGACTGGAGATGCTGCTAATTCCAACAAGCCCATATCTGAAAAGTCTTGCAGGGAATCTCTCGGAAGTACCAACTTTTCTGGAGAAGAGCAGTCTTTGAAACAGTTTACAAGACAATCCAATTCATTATCGGGCAATACTGGTCTCCCGAGTTCTCCGTGCGCCGACTTGCTTAAACATGGCCTCAGTTCAAGTGAGAGCGGAGAAACGATTGCTAAAAGAACCAGGCTGAATAAAGGCGGGAGTAGTTCGGGACCAGTGAAATTACAGATGGTCCAGAAATTAGCTATAGCAGCAAAAGCCAAGACGGTTGCAAAACTAAACAGATCCAAGCAAACCAAATTAAAGAACACGGATAGAGGGACCAAGCATGAGACTGGAAACAAATGTATACCTCAAGCTGTTTGGACTGTGCCAGCCAGGGAAGCTACCTCATTACGGTCCCCAAGAGCTCAGAGTCACGCTGACGCTTCTCCCCCAGGTCTTTCCGTCAAAACGCCGCCTATCGTACCACCACCGGAGCCTCCATCCGTCATTGGTGACCGTCTGCTCAAGAACCAGTGTGGGCAATGCGGTCGTGTTCTCAGCAGCTCTGCTGGCCTCGAGAGCCACATGAACCTCCATACAGGTCACAGACCATTCCCTTGCACTCTCTGTAGGAAGAGCTTCACGGACGCCGGCGGTCTGAAACGGCACGGCAGAGTGCACAGCAACGGCCGGAGCCATATCTGCCAGCAATGCGGGAAGGATTTCGTCTACAAGTATGGCCTCACCAAACATGTCCAGGTGGTACACACCAAAAATAAATCTTTTGTCTGTCAGTTCTGCAACAAGGCATTCTTCACAAAGTCGGACGTGGACGCCCACGTACGTCTCCACACGGGGGAGAAACCATTCCATTGCCACTtatgtgaaaaaaagtttgtcaAGAAGGTGGAGCTAAACCTGCATCTGAGGTGGCATAATGGAGAGAAAAGACATTGGTGTCCATTTTGTGGGAAAGGATTTTTTGACTACAATAACTGGAAAAGGCACAAGTATATCCACACGGGAGAGAAACCAAAGTCTTGTCCACACTGCCCCCAACATTTTACACAGTCAGGCCACTTGAAAAAGCATATCAGAAATGTACATAAGATTCAATAA